In Gopherus flavomarginatus isolate rGopFla2 chromosome 5, rGopFla2.mat.asm, whole genome shotgun sequence, one DNA window encodes the following:
- the INF2 gene encoding inverted formin-2 isoform X19, with translation MMSVKKEGAQKKWAAVKEKLGPQETDQSEANLENAEPELCIRLLQMPSVVNYSGLKKRLESSDDAWMIQFLELSGLDLLLEALDRLSGRGVSRISDALLQLTCINCVRALMNSHKGIEYIVSNEGYVRKLSQALDTSNVMVKKQVFDLLAALCIYSVDGHALALDALDHYKTVKNQQYRFSVIMNELFATDNVPYMITLLSVINAVILGTEELRIRTQLRNEFIGLQLLDILNKLR, from the exons ATGATGTCTGTCAAGAAGGAAGGTGCCCAGAAGAAATGGGCTGCCGTAAAGGAGAAACTTGGGCCCCAGGAGACTGACCAGTCAGAGGCCAACCTAGAAAATGCAGAGCCAGAACTATGCATTCGCCTCCTCCAAATGCCCTCAGTAGTGAACTACTCTGGTCTCAAGAAGCGACTGGAGAGCAGCGATGACGCCTGGATGATCCAGTTCCTGGAGCTGAGTGGCCTAGATCTGCTCTTAGAGGCCCTAGACAGGCTGTCTGGAAGAGGAGTATCCAGGATTTCTGATGCCCTGCTTCAGCTCACCTGCATTAACTGTGTGCGAGCTCTCATGAACTCCCACAAGGGGATCGAATACATTGTCAGCAATGAAGGCTATGTCAGGAAACTCTCTCAAG CACTGGACACATCTAATGTCATGGTCAAAAAACAGGTGTTTGACCTGCTAGCTGCACTCTGCATTTACTCAGTGGACGGACATGCCCTGGCTTTGGATGCTCTGGACCATTATAAG ACTGTGAAGAACCAGCAGTATCGATTCAGTGTCATAATGAATGAGCTCTTCGCTACGGATAACGTGCCTTACATGATAACGCTGCTAAGTGTTATTAATGCCGTGATCCTGGGGACTGAAGAACTAAGAATCAGGACGCAACTCAGAAATGAGTTTATAG GTCTTCAGTTGTTGGATATTTTAAACAAGCTAAGGTAA